AAAAATTTGGTCAAATACAATTTTAATTGCAAATGGATAAGCTATCAATCCATTGAATTAACTCTACATAGGATTTTCCCAAGTAATGCTCCACTGCATCCAATACAAAACCATCTTGTTTGGGTTGTGGACTGGCCAAATCATGGGGATGTTGTTCGTCCATTGGCTGTTCAGGTTCTGCAATATTCAACGTAAAAATTTCAACTTTTTGATCAAAACCAAAATAATCTGACAATCTTTGTATTTGTCTTGAAAGTTGTATTTCACTGTGTTTGGCCTGCTCAATACCTTGTGCAATTTTTGCCTCACCCCCCACAAACATGCCCACACCTTCTTTATAAAAGAACGGTTGCTGTTTGACATCTTCTAAATCATACTCAACGGCAGGTAGTACTGCATGCCAAAGGGGGTCACCATCTGACAATAGAATCATACCTCTGTGAATCTCAGCAGGTCTTTCATAAAAAGATTGTTCAAACATGGTTTTTGCTTTTTCTAGAGCTTCTAAAATATTGGTCCCACTGCCTCGGACTAAAGAGGTGATATTTGTTATACTTTGATGGATGGTTTCTTCATCACCGGTTAGTTGCTGCTCATAAACAACCCCATCGTTGAACACAATAAAACCAATACGTATGGCGTTTTCATCAACCTCATAGCGGTCTATCTCAGCCATGAAGGCATCCACCACTTCTTTAGTTGCTTCAGACGAAACACTACCAGAAATATCAATGACAAAGACAAAGTCTGCTTGCACACACAATACTTTATCTTGATTGTATATTTGAGCATGAGCATGCTGAACCATCAGAATTAATACAAACCCAATCAACCTAAGCCAAGTGCTCGTGAACAGCCTTTGTTTTATTGTTTTTTGCATCTTATTCCCCCCGGATTTTAAATTTTGCAATAGAGATGATTTCTCTTAGCGTTTCAGTAAGTCTAAAGTATTGAACTTTAGACCTACTGTACGGCTAAATATTTAACGCTTAATGAATGGTTTGCATCCACTCTGGCAATGGCGCAACAGTACCTGTCGGTTTTTGTTTTCTAGCTTGCGCTGCAGCCACTACTTCATCAATATCTTCAGTACGGATAAACACATTTTTAATTTCATGAACATGATTTTTTCCGTCAATTATCACCAAAGACTCTTCATTTATTTTTAAACGCTCTTCATCAAAACTTATTCTAGGACCGTCAATTTCTACCAACTCACCTTCATTGATTGTATACAAGCTTACATCAGAAGTACCAATCGCAGACAAATCGTAAACAAGTTCATTATCTAAATTTTGAAACTCTGATGTGTCTTGTGCAAAGGCTGTCCCAGCCAAAAGTAGCATTACAACACCCATTAAAAGAAAATTAATATTTTTCATAGATACCCCCATGGTTTGGTTACATTATTAAAATTAATTGTATATTGTCTAACATAATAAATTCTTATATGTCAAATCAAAAACTTCATCAAAAAAACCCTAAACACCTAATCTTTATTTAAAATTGAATTGGCACGTCTTATTGAAATGATGACTTGGTCAAGTCTATAAACCTCTCCATCATACGGATTCATCTGTATGGCATCTTCTTCATCTATTTTTAGCTTCTCTTCATCAATCCTAGGATTGTATTTTTCTTCAACAATCAATAAAGTTCCTGGTTCTGCCTCAGGTAAATCAAAATCATCTGAGTTGTGAGCCTCAGACAGTTCCTCTATGCTTTTAACATAGGCACTACCTAAACTCATCCAGCGGCCATTTTTCTGCACCAACAACTTGTAATGATATAAATTTTTACCTTTCAAGGCTTGTGCAATTTCTTGATTAACACGCATATAGTTCTGAGCATGTGCTAAATTAGAGACCCCCAGTACCATTGCAAAAATAAAAAATCCTAAATGTTTCATTGTATCAACTCCTAAATTTTAAGGCAGGCATTGTTTGTCTGAAATAAAAACCATCCCCTGATCATACAGACTTTGCTTGAGCAGCAATTAAAGCAGCTAACAGGCTAGCTCAGTTGTTTCTCTTAAACATAGTTAATTTTGTTTTGCGTCATTGTCAAGCCGTTTTAAAGCCGTTAAATTATGGCTTTATGAGAGCTTGGGCAGCCTGTAAAGCCTACGTGGCTTCTATTCATCTTCTTGGCTAGCAAAAGGATCACGCTGACCAATAAAGGCTTGAACCGTTTCAAATTGTAAATATGGATTATCCTTTTTTTCTTCTCGCATTTTTCTTTGCTTTACATCAGCATAGTTATGGCCAGGACATAAAATCACTTCATCATCAACCTTACTTAAACGATGATACAAGCTCTCATAAAGTTTTTCTGCATCGCCTCCAGGTAAATCGGTTCGGCCACAGCCCCCTATAAATAAAGTATCTCCAGAGACCAACCGTTCATCTACCATAAAACATTGAGAACCCGGCGTATGTCCTGGGGTGTGAATGCAGCGAATAGGAATTTGTCCAACGTTAATAATGGTTTCATTATCGGTTTTAATGGCGGTTTCCTTAAATTCTCCCAACCATGGCATTTCATCCTTGTGCATGTGCACCTTAGCTCCAGTTTTGGCAATCATATCCTCTACCCCGTTGATATGATCTGGATGACCATGCGTAATCAAAATATCACTGATCTGATAACCTTCTTGCTCCGCTAGCTTGATAATGGCGTCCACATCCCAAGCTGGATCAACCACGGCTGCTGTTCTGGTTTTAGGATCACCAATCAAATAAATAAAATTGGCCATGGGACCAATTTCAAACTGTTTAAAAAAAATGGGGTTGTTATTCATTGTACTATCTTTACCTCTACTGATGTGTTGGATATCAGCCTTTCCTCAGCCAGAGCCGCCCGATCAATCATCGCCAAGGCCCAATCTTCTTGTTTTACTTGATCATGCCCAACACTACTTACACTTCCTATCACCTTGTCTTCATTGCTTTTATACAATGTATTTCCAACTTGTAAACTGTTCAATGGGGCTTTTAGGCTTAATAATTTACGCGCTACCCGTTCCCCTCTTGCGTGTACTCTTGCTACAGTTTCTTGCCCCAAATAACAACCTTTGTCCAAAGCCACGCCTTGCTTTAAAAAATCACTTTGTAACACCAACATTCCTGGTTCAACATCTTGCTGCCACTTTGGCCAGATTTGGGCAATTCTATAGATATTCCATAGATCATCACTCATATATTCTATACTTTTCAGTAGATCATCTTCTTTAGATGAAGCAATTTCATATTTATACAGTACCAGTTGATTAACCTTGATCTGATGTTCAATACAATCAATGCTGGTAGACAGTGGTTTAAACGCAAAATAACTGTGTTGCTCTGGCATAGCCTTAAACGCCACCTTCATTCTTAACTTGTATTGATTGAGTATATTTATAACATTATCCACCATAGTCGTATGCATGTCCAAACAGAAACCCCCTTCACTCAGACTTACCCAAAAATAAGCTTCCACACCGCCTTTTTGATTAAGCAGACAAGAGAGAAAAGCCTGTTGTGGATTTTGCTGGCACAGCTTAAGGTTTTGACTCAGTAAATTATTTAAAAACTTTTCTGCATCTTCGCCTTCCACCTTGATAA
This sequence is a window from Oligoflexia bacterium. Protein-coding genes within it:
- a CDS encoding MBL fold metallo-hydrolase, producing the protein MNNNPIFFKQFEIGPMANFIYLIGDPKTRTAAVVDPAWDVDAIIKLAEQEGYQISDILITHGHPDHINGVEDMIAKTGAKVHMHKDEMPWLGEFKETAIKTDNETIINVGQIPIRCIHTPGHTPGSQCFMVDERLVSGDTLFIGGCGRTDLPGGDAEKLYESLYHRLSKVDDEVILCPGHNYADVKQRKMREEKKDNPYLQFETVQAFIGQRDPFASQEDE
- a CDS encoding vWA domain-containing protein yields the protein MQKTIKQRLFTSTWLRLIGFVLILMVQHAHAQIYNQDKVLCVQADFVFVIDISGSVSSEATKEVVDAFMAEIDRYEVDENAIRIGFIVFNDGVVYEQQLTGDEETIHQSITNITSLVRGSGTNILEALEKAKTMFEQSFYERPAEIHRGMILLSDGDPLWHAVLPAVEYDLEDVKQQPFFYKEGVGMFVGGEAKIAQGIEQAKHSEIQLSRQIQRLSDYFGFDQKVEIFTLNIAEPEQPMDEQHPHDLASPQPKQDGFVLDAVEHYLGKSYVELIQWIDSLSICN